From Vibrio artabrorum, a single genomic window includes:
- the aspS gene encoding aspartate--tRNA ligase — protein MRTHYCGNLNKSLAGQTVELCGWVNRRRDLGGLIFIDMRDREGIVQVVVDPDMKDIFPIANQLRNEFCIKFTGEVRVRPDSQVNKDMATGEVELYATGLEIINRSEALPLDFNQTNSEEQRLKYRYIDLRRPEMSDRIKLRARASSFVRRFLDENLFLDIETPVLTKATPEGARDYLVPSRVHKGSFYALPQSPQLFKQLLMMSGFDRYYQIVKCFRDEDLRADRQPEFTQIDIETSFMTSQEVRNVTEKLVHDMWKELLDVELGQFPVMPFSEAIRRFGSDKPDLRNPLELVDVADLVKDVEFKVFSGPANDEKGRVAVIRVPGGAKLTRKQIDGYAEYVNIYGAKGLAWMKVNDRAAGMEGIQSPVAKFLSEDVINGILDRTQAESGDIILFGADKAGIVAEAMGALRLKLGTDLELTDTSAWAPLWVVDFPMFEEDGEGNLHAMHHPFTSPLGVNAEELKANPAAANSDAYDMVINGYEVGGGSVRIHNAEMQTAVFGILGIEAQEQQEKFGFLLEALKYGTPPHAGLAFGLDRLAMLLCGTENIRDVIAFPKTTAAACLLTDAPSLANPASLEELAIAVKLAEKKEQA, from the coding sequence ATGCGTACCCATTACTGTGGTAACCTGAACAAGTCCCTGGCGGGACAAACTGTAGAATTGTGCGGCTGGGTAAACCGTCGCCGTGATTTAGGCGGTCTTATCTTTATTGATATGCGTGATCGTGAAGGCATCGTTCAGGTTGTTGTCGATCCAGATATGAAAGATATCTTCCCGATCGCTAACCAACTGCGTAATGAATTCTGTATCAAGTTTACTGGTGAAGTACGTGTTCGTCCGGACAGCCAAGTAAATAAAGACATGGCTACTGGTGAAGTAGAACTTTACGCGACGGGTCTAGAGATCATCAACCGTTCAGAAGCGCTTCCACTAGACTTCAACCAAACGAACTCTGAAGAGCAGCGTCTTAAGTACCGTTACATCGATCTTCGTCGTCCAGAAATGAGCGACCGTATCAAGCTTCGTGCACGTGCTTCTAGCTTCGTTCGTCGTTTCCTAGATGAGAACCTATTCTTAGACATCGAAACGCCAGTACTCACGAAAGCGACACCAGAAGGTGCTCGTGACTACCTAGTACCAAGCCGTGTTCACAAAGGTAGCTTCTACGCACTTCCTCAATCTCCTCAGCTGTTCAAGCAACTGCTGATGATGTCTGGTTTCGACCGTTACTACCAAATCGTTAAATGTTTCCGTGATGAAGATTTACGTGCTGACCGTCAGCCTGAATTTACTCAAATCGATATCGAAACATCTTTCATGACTTCTCAAGAAGTACGTAACGTGACTGAGAAGCTTGTTCACGATATGTGGAAAGAACTTCTCGATGTTGAACTTGGTCAATTCCCAGTAATGCCTTTCTCTGAAGCGATTCGTCGTTTCGGTTCTGATAAGCCAGATCTACGTAACCCACTAGAGCTCGTTGATGTTGCTGACTTGGTTAAAGACGTTGAGTTCAAAGTATTCTCTGGCCCAGCTAACGACGAAAAAGGTCGCGTAGCGGTTATCCGTGTTCCAGGTGGTGCTAAGCTAACTCGTAAGCAAATCGACGGTTACGCTGAATACGTAAACATCTACGGCGCGAAAGGCCTAGCTTGGATGAAGGTTAACGACCGTGCTGCAGGCATGGAAGGTATTCAATCTCCAGTGGCTAAGTTTCTAAGCGAAGACGTAATCAACGGTATTCTCGATCGCACTCAAGCTGAATCTGGCGATATCATTCTGTTCGGCGCAGACAAAGCGGGCATCGTTGCTGAAGCCATGGGCGCACTTCGTCTTAAACTGGGTACGGATCTAGAGCTAACAGACACATCTGCATGGGCTCCACTGTGGGTTGTTGACTTCCCAATGTTCGAAGAAGACGGCGAAGGTAACCTACACGCGATGCACCACCCATTCACATCACCACTCGGTGTGAACGCGGAAGAGCTTAAAGCGAACCCAGCAGCAGCAAATTCTGATGCATACGACATGGTCATCAACGGCTACGAAGTAGGCGGCGGTTCTGTACGTATTCACAACGCAGAAATGCAAACGGCGGTATTCGGTATCCTAGGTATCGAAGCACAAGAGCAACAAGAGAAGTTCGGCTTCCTACTTGAAGCGCTTAAGTACGGTACGCCACCACACGCTGGTCTAGCATTCGGTCTTGACCGTCTAGCAATGCTGCTTTGTGGTACTGAGAACATCCGTGACGTTATCGCATTCCCGAAAACAACCGCTGCAGCATGTCTACTAACAGACGCGCCAAGCCTAGCGAACCCAGCATCACTGGAAGAGCTAGCCATCGCAGTTAAATTGGCAGAGAAAAAAGAGCAAGCGTAA
- a CDS encoding alpha-L-glutamate ligase-like protein — protein sequence MFEQFTSPFKLKDKGIMGMNKRNHSYIGRYNDRSKYPLVDDKLKTKIIAEQAGATVPKLIGVISHQAEVKTIHKMVREWPGFVIKPAQGSGGKGILVITSHKDGVYTKPSGSTINKQDVERHISNALAGLFSLGGKNDVAVVENLIKFDECFDGFSYEGVPDVRIIVFKGYPVMAMMRLSTSASDGKANLHQGAVGVGICIATGKAVRAVQFDHPVTHHPDTGKELALLKIPHWEKLLTLASSAWEMTGLGYMGTDMVLDQEEGPMVLELNARPGLAIQIANGAGLLPRLHHIENLGIPAEYPKPTERVAYAAKQFGVHGNELASD from the coding sequence ATGTTTGAGCAATTTACTTCACCGTTTAAGTTGAAAGACAAAGGCATAATGGGAATGAACAAGCGTAACCATAGTTATATTGGTCGCTATAATGATCGTTCTAAATATCCACTCGTTGATGACAAGCTTAAGACTAAAATCATCGCTGAACAGGCTGGCGCGACGGTTCCAAAACTGATTGGTGTTATTAGTCACCAAGCTGAAGTAAAAACAATACATAAGATGGTTAGAGAGTGGCCTGGTTTTGTAATCAAGCCGGCTCAAGGCAGTGGTGGGAAAGGTATCCTTGTGATCACGTCTCACAAAGATGGCGTTTATACTAAGCCATCCGGTTCGACCATTAATAAACAAGATGTAGAGCGTCACATCAGTAACGCTCTGGCTGGTCTTTTTTCACTTGGTGGTAAAAACGACGTCGCCGTGGTTGAAAACCTCATCAAGTTTGATGAATGTTTCGACGGCTTTAGTTACGAAGGTGTGCCTGACGTTCGGATCATCGTGTTCAAAGGCTACCCTGTCATGGCAATGATGCGTCTATCAACTTCCGCCTCGGACGGTAAGGCAAACTTGCACCAAGGTGCTGTAGGCGTCGGTATTTGTATCGCGACAGGTAAAGCCGTTCGGGCCGTTCAGTTCGACCATCCAGTCACTCATCACCCAGACACAGGAAAAGAGTTAGCGTTACTCAAAATACCACATTGGGAGAAACTACTGACGCTTGCTTCAAGCGCTTGGGAAATGACAGGCCTTGGTTATATGGGCACAGACATGGTTTTAGACCAAGAAGAAGGTCCTATGGTACTGGAGCTTAACGCACGTCCAGGGTTAGCAATCCAAATTGCAAATGGCGCAGGTTTACTGCCTCGCTTACACCATATTGAAAACCTTGGCATACCCGCTGAATATCCAAAACCGACAGAACGCGTCGCGTACGCCGCGAAACAGTTTGGTGTTCACGGCAATGAGCTTGCTTCAGACTAA
- a CDS encoding inactive transglutaminase family protein: protein MTSRIPFYISILLLIVAGITLSIFRHMTYGVPWTPGETKQIWDVEARVEFNAVGKEAKVSLAAPHTQSNYTLIGESASSPGYGISYLNTESGRRAEWSIRYADGPQTIYYKTQFLVDNQAKVEHIPPKGEIVQPSFDGPEEAAALALIDRATKRSADNLTFTRELIKTLNDPDSQNSALILNHMTKVEATHKLLSAAKIHNKVVGVIELEDGRRRQSIQNMIQIWDNEQWILFSPESSQQQIQPNLLIWDESNVSLLDVVGGQNSKVHFSMIAQEVSPTEATNSKISSDQLLNLSIHSLPLEEQAMFKTIMLIPIGALIVVFLRVIIGLKTSGTFMPVLIAVAFVQTQLVTGIVGFLLIVGTGLVIRSYLSKLNLLLVARISAVIITVILIISVFTVVAFKIGLTEGLSITFFPMIILSWTIERMSILWEEEGAKEVVLQGGGSLFTAVLVYLGMTNPFIQHLTFNFIGLQLVILATILLLGNYTGYRLTELRRFKPLTED, encoded by the coding sequence ATGACATCCAGAATTCCATTTTATATCTCTATTTTGCTACTCATTGTAGCAGGTATAACACTCAGTATATTTAGACATATGACCTACGGGGTACCGTGGACCCCAGGAGAAACCAAACAAATCTGGGACGTTGAAGCTCGAGTCGAGTTCAATGCTGTAGGCAAAGAAGCAAAAGTTTCGTTAGCGGCTCCTCACACTCAATCTAACTACACACTTATTGGCGAGTCAGCTTCCTCACCGGGTTACGGTATTTCTTATTTAAATACGGAGTCTGGTCGCCGTGCAGAATGGTCGATTCGCTATGCCGACGGCCCGCAAACCATCTACTACAAAACACAATTTTTAGTCGACAACCAAGCCAAAGTGGAGCATATCCCTCCAAAAGGTGAAATTGTACAGCCAAGCTTTGACGGCCCAGAAGAAGCTGCGGCTCTTGCGTTGATTGATCGAGCAACCAAACGCTCAGCAGATAACCTCACATTTACTCGTGAGCTAATCAAAACGCTTAACGATCCCGATAGCCAAAATTCAGCACTCATTCTGAACCACATGACCAAAGTAGAAGCCACACACAAGCTACTTTCAGCCGCAAAAATCCACAACAAAGTGGTTGGTGTTATCGAACTCGAGGATGGACGTCGTCGTCAATCAATTCAAAACATGATCCAGATTTGGGACAATGAACAATGGATTCTATTTTCTCCTGAATCAAGCCAACAACAAATTCAACCAAATCTACTTATCTGGGATGAATCAAACGTCTCTTTATTGGATGTGGTTGGTGGTCAAAACAGTAAAGTGCATTTTTCAATGATTGCCCAAGAAGTTTCACCAACGGAAGCAACCAACAGCAAAATTTCTTCGGACCAGCTATTGAACTTATCCATCCACAGTTTACCGCTAGAAGAACAAGCGATGTTTAAAACCATCATGCTGATCCCCATCGGAGCACTGATTGTTGTATTCTTACGTGTCATCATTGGTTTGAAAACGTCCGGTACATTCATGCCGGTTTTGATTGCGGTCGCCTTTGTACAAACACAATTGGTAACGGGTATTGTCGGCTTCCTATTGATCGTGGGGACCGGCCTTGTTATACGAAGTTACTTGTCCAAGCTCAATCTCTTACTGGTTGCCCGAATATCGGCGGTGATCATTACGGTGATATTGATTATTTCTGTGTTTACGGTGGTGGCGTTTAAGATTGGCCTAACAGAGGGGCTATCCATTACATTCTTCCCAATGATTATTTTATCTTGGACTATCGAACGTATGTCTATCCTTTGGGAAGAGGAAGGAGCGAAAGAAGTTGTGCTGCAAGGTGGCGGGTCTCTATTTACCGCAGTGCTTGTTTACTTAGGTATGACGAACCCCTTCATTCAACATTTAACGTTTAACTTCATTGGTTTACAACTGGTTATTTTAGCAACCATACTGTTACTGGGTAACTACACGGGTTACCGTCTGACCGAGCTTCGTCGATTTAAGCCGCTAACGGAGGACTAA
- a CDS encoding ATP-dependent zinc protease family protein, with protein MFKRLSPIVAVGLLSGCTLTNGATYHQETLDALSRSETNIANRVQNLELKISNQNDYIESLEGEITALSNQLDVHLTRVENKVTQQLEKKKPMTVAVAPIPPTSQPTILGGIEKVSIDLIAQSFDARVDTGASTSSLNAVDIKKFERNSKNWVKFHLDDKAQAAEDKKWIEAPILRYVKIRQSTNAQTERRAVIELWVKVGNIHEKAQFTLADRSQMTHPVLLGREFIKDIALVDVSKKYVQTEAK; from the coding sequence ATGTTTAAGCGATTATCGCCAATTGTGGCGGTGGGTTTGCTCTCTGGCTGCACCCTCACAAATGGTGCAACCTACCACCAAGAAACTCTCGACGCTCTTTCTCGCTCAGAGACAAACATCGCAAATAGGGTTCAAAACCTTGAACTGAAAATAAGTAACCAAAATGACTATATTGAAAGTTTAGAAGGTGAAATTACGGCTCTGTCTAACCAATTAGATGTCCATCTCACGAGAGTCGAAAATAAAGTCACGCAACAGTTAGAGAAAAAGAAACCCATGACCGTTGCTGTCGCTCCTATTCCACCCACTTCACAACCCACTATCCTAGGCGGAATCGAAAAGGTGTCTATCGACTTAATAGCACAAAGCTTTGATGCTCGAGTTGATACCGGCGCAAGCACTTCATCTTTAAACGCTGTCGATATCAAAAAATTCGAACGTAATAGCAAGAACTGGGTTAAATTTCACCTAGACGACAAAGCCCAAGCAGCAGAAGACAAAAAGTGGATTGAAGCGCCAATTCTTCGTTATGTGAAAATTCGTCAGTCAACCAATGCTCAGACAGAGCGTCGAGCTGTCATTGAATTGTGGGTAAAAGTTGGAAATATCCATGAAAAAGCGCAATTTACATTGGCGGATCGCTCTCAAATGACTCACCCTGTATTACTGGGACGTGAATTTATCAAAGATATCGCGTTAGTAGATGTAAGCAAAAAGTACGTACAAACGGAAGCTAAATAA
- the ruvC gene encoding crossover junction endodeoxyribonuclease RuvC produces the protein MSIILGIDPGSRITGYGVIRQNGRHLYYLGSGCIRTSEKELPGRLKQIYAGVSEIITQFQPDVFAIEQVFMAKNADSALKLGQARGSAIVAAVNADLPVHEYAARLIKQAVTGNGGADKSMVQNMVMSMLKLPAKPQADAADALGVAITHANTNKTLIALAGKATGARKGRYR, from the coding sequence ATGTCTATTATCTTAGGGATTGACCCTGGCTCGCGTATTACCGGCTATGGCGTGATTCGTCAAAATGGTCGCCATCTATATTACTTAGGTAGCGGTTGTATTCGCACCTCTGAAAAAGAACTGCCGGGCCGACTCAAACAAATCTACGCCGGTGTGAGCGAAATCATCACTCAGTTTCAGCCAGATGTGTTTGCGATTGAGCAGGTCTTCATGGCGAAGAATGCGGATTCTGCACTTAAGCTTGGCCAAGCGCGCGGCAGTGCGATAGTGGCAGCGGTAAATGCGGATTTGCCAGTACATGAATACGCAGCAAGGTTAATCAAGCAAGCGGTGACCGGCAATGGTGGTGCGGACAAGTCGATGGTTCAAAATATGGTGATGAGTATGCTTAAGTTACCTGCCAAACCACAGGCCGATGCAGCCGATGCTCTAGGTGTCGCGATCACGCATGCTAACACCAATAAAACTTTGATAGCGCTTGCAGGTAAAGCGACAGGCGCGAGAAAAGGGCGTTACCGTTAG
- the cmoB gene encoding tRNA 5-methoxyuridine(34)/uridine 5-oxyacetic acid(34) synthase CmoB, which yields MFNFANFYQLIAQDTRLQPWLNVLPQQLTDWQNAEHGDFDRWLRALNKIPQGMPDQVDLKNSVTVGSSTPFHTGELKKLESLLKTFHPWRKGPYTVHDIHIDTEWRSDWKWDRVLPHISPLKNRSVLDVGCGNGYHMWRMLGEGARLTVGIDPSHLFLVQFEAIRKLMGDDQRAHLLPLGIEQLPKLEAYDTVFSMGVLYHRRSPLDHLIQLKDQLVSGGELVLETLVIEGDENAVLVPVDRYAQMRNVYFFPSARALKRWLEQVGFDDVRIVDENVTTIGEQRTTEWMTHNSLPDYLDPNDPSKTVEGHPAPRRAILVATKP from the coding sequence ATGTTTAATTTTGCCAATTTTTATCAACTTATTGCCCAAGATACTCGCCTTCAGCCGTGGCTCAATGTTCTGCCACAACAACTGACCGATTGGCAAAATGCAGAGCACGGCGATTTCGATCGTTGGTTACGTGCACTAAACAAGATTCCACAAGGTATGCCAGATCAAGTTGACCTGAAAAATTCAGTGACGGTTGGCAGCTCAACACCGTTTCACACCGGCGAGCTTAAAAAGCTAGAAAGCCTACTAAAGACCTTCCACCCATGGAGAAAAGGACCTTACACGGTTCACGATATTCATATTGATACTGAGTGGCGCAGTGACTGGAAATGGGATCGTGTGCTGCCACATATCTCTCCTTTGAAAAACCGTTCGGTTCTCGATGTCGGTTGTGGCAATGGCTACCACATGTGGCGCATGCTGGGTGAAGGTGCTCGCTTAACGGTTGGTATTGATCCTTCCCACCTATTCTTGGTTCAGTTTGAAGCGATTCGTAAGTTGATGGGCGATGACCAACGAGCTCACCTATTACCGCTTGGCATTGAGCAACTGCCAAAGCTTGAAGCCTACGATACGGTATTCAGTATGGGGGTACTTTACCACCGTCGTTCACCACTGGACCATTTGATTCAACTGAAAGACCAATTGGTCTCAGGCGGTGAACTGGTGCTTGAAACTTTGGTTATCGAAGGCGACGAAAATGCGGTACTGGTACCGGTTGATCGCTATGCGCAAATGAGAAACGTCTACTTCTTCCCTTCTGCTCGCGCCCTGAAACGCTGGCTAGAGCAAGTGGGTTTTGACGACGTACGAATCGTTGACGAAAATGTCACGACGATTGGTGAACAACGCACAACAGAATGGATGACACACAACTCTCTTCCAGATTACCTCGATCCGAACGATCCAAGTAAAACCGTTGAAGGTCACCCTGCACCAAGACGTGCGATTTTGGTCGCAACAAAGCCATAA
- the cmoA gene encoding carboxy-S-adenosyl-L-methionine synthase CmoA — protein sequence MSNTDNIFSAPIDKIGDFTFDARVAEVFPDMIQRSVPGYSNIISAIGMLAERFVKPHSNVYDLGCSLGAATLSMRRHIQQEGCTIFAIDNSEAMVERCKLHVNAYRSDTPVDVIEADIREVEIKDASVVVLNFTLQFLSPDDRYALLEKIHAGLRPGGILILSEKYVFEDESANELLIDLHHDFKRANGYSELEVSQKRSAIENVMRPDSIPVHRERFDKIGFSSNEVWFQCFNFGSMFAIK from the coding sequence ATGAGCAACACAGACAATATCTTTTCCGCTCCTATCGATAAAATTGGAGACTTCACCTTTGATGCAAGGGTTGCTGAAGTATTTCCGGATATGATTCAACGTTCGGTGCCTGGCTATAGCAATATAATCTCTGCAATCGGCATGCTGGCTGAACGCTTTGTAAAACCACATTCCAATGTTTACGACCTTGGCTGCTCGCTTGGTGCTGCGACACTGTCTATGCGTCGTCACATTCAGCAAGAAGGCTGCACGATTTTCGCGATAGATAATTCAGAAGCCATGGTTGAGCGCTGCAAATTGCACGTTAATGCTTACCGCAGTGACACACCGGTAGACGTGATTGAAGCCGACATCCGTGAAGTGGAAATCAAAGACGCTTCTGTCGTGGTGCTTAACTTTACGCTGCAATTTCTTTCTCCAGACGATCGATACGCTCTGCTTGAGAAGATTCATGCCGGTTTACGCCCAGGCGGGATCTTAATCTTGTCAGAAAAATACGTCTTTGAAGATGAAAGCGCCAATGAACTGCTTATCGACCTGCATCACGACTTTAAGCGCGCCAACGGATACAGCGAGTTAGAAGTCAGCCAGAAACGCAGCGCAATTGAAAACGTGATGCGTCCAGACTCGATCCCGGTTCACAGAGAGCGATTTGATAAGATTGGCTTCTCAAGCAACGAAGTCTGGTTCCAATGTTTCAACTTTGGTTCAATGTTCGCGATAAAGTAA